The Geobacter sp. AOG2 genome includes a window with the following:
- the dprA gene encoding DNA-processing protein DprA, which translates to MEEFYWVGLKAVPGVGNVTFRRLLERFDAPKSALAASPKELGSVRGVTAAMVEAIREGSWKRFADEECRRLAGSGARLVTFTSADYPKSLFEIPDPPPFLYVRGELRSSELAVAIVGSRRATSYGLLATGRLAEALAGHGVAVISGMARGVDTAAHKGALQAGGRTIGVLGCGIDKVYPPENRKLFEAVPETGCLVSEFSLGTLPLAENFPRRNRIISGLSRGVLVVEAAENSGSLITAQYALEHGRDVFAVPGNISFSACRGSNRLIKQGAKLVDCVEDILEELPGFIARNRNGAPEQTAASTFSLTPKEAAVYELLARSSLHIDDIIAQTELTAGEVSSMLLHLELKGAITPLPGKHFAVAA; encoded by the coding sequence ATGGAAGAATTCTACTGGGTCGGACTCAAGGCGGTGCCCGGCGTCGGTAATGTCACCTTCAGACGCCTGCTGGAGCGTTTCGACGCACCCAAGTCGGCACTGGCCGCCTCGCCCAAAGAGCTGGGGAGTGTCAGGGGAGTAACTGCGGCCATGGTCGAGGCGATCAGGGAGGGCTCCTGGAAGCGCTTTGCCGATGAGGAATGCCGTCGGCTTGCCGGTAGCGGCGCCCGGCTGGTCACCTTCACCTCGGCAGACTACCCCAAGTCCCTGTTCGAGATCCCCGACCCGCCACCCTTCCTGTACGTACGGGGTGAACTGCGCAGTAGCGAACTGGCTGTCGCGATTGTCGGTTCACGGCGTGCCACCTCCTATGGTCTGCTGGCCACGGGGCGTCTTGCCGAGGCGCTTGCCGGGCATGGTGTTGCGGTAATATCAGGTATGGCCCGCGGGGTCGATACCGCAGCCCACAAGGGAGCGCTCCAGGCCGGCGGGAGGACCATCGGCGTCCTTGGATGCGGCATCGATAAGGTGTATCCCCCTGAAAACCGCAAACTCTTCGAGGCGGTGCCCGAGACAGGGTGCCTGGTATCCGAATTTTCCTTGGGGACGCTACCTCTGGCGGAGAACTTTCCCCGCCGCAACCGGATCATCAGCGGGTTATCCCGCGGCGTTCTGGTGGTGGAGGCTGCCGAAAACAGCGGTTCGCTGATCACTGCCCAGTATGCCCTGGAACACGGTCGAGACGTCTTCGCCGTCCCCGGCAATATTTCCTTCAGCGCCTGCCGCGGCAGTAATCGCCTGATCAAACAGGGTGCAAAACTCGTGGACTGTGTGGAAGACATCCTGGAGGAGTTACCCGGTTTCATCGCCAGGAATCGGAATGGGGCTCCGGAGCAGACCGCGGCGAGCACCTTTAGTCTGACACCCAAAGAAGCCGCCGTGTATGAACTGCTGGCCCGTTCGTCGCTGCACATCGACGACATCATCGCCCAAACGGAATTGACAGCCGGAGAGGTTTCCTCTATGTTACTGCACCTTGAACTCAAGGGAGCGATAACGCCGCTGCCGGGCAAACATTTCGCCGTGGCCGCGTAG
- the topA gene encoding type I DNA topoisomerase, whose translation MPQNLVIVESPAKAKTIEKFLGKDYKVLASFGHVRALPSKQGSVDIGNDFEPKYHVLPESKKHIDAIKKALKESDRLLLATDPDREGEAISWHLLAALGLDKKKNPGIEIQRVVFHEITKDAIIHAVEHPRAIASELVDAQQARSVLDYLVGFNLSPFLWKKIRYGLSAGRVQSVALRLVCEREKEIQAFIEQEYWTIAARLGVAPGQEFKAGLVAVGGKKLGKFDIPGEEVATALKAALLSGSYRVDKVTKTEKKRTPSPPFTTSTLQQEASRKLGFSAKKTMSTAQKLYEGIDIGEGGTVGLITYMRTDSVNLSSQALQEAHDVISAAYGPEYALAKPRLYRTKTKNAQEAHEAIRPTYISKTPTELKKFLTPDLYKLYELIWKRTVACQMAEALLDQTSVDIAADLATPPVGGPFSGARQAGLRASGTVIRFPGFMKLYIEGVDDQDEEKEGLLPAMAEGSPLKLHEILPEQHFTQPPPRYTEATLVKTLEEYGIGRPSTYASIMNTLVERKYTRLDKKRFFPEDVGMVVNDLLTAHFARYVDYNFTAGLEEELDQVSRGEKQWKPLLKEFWEPFFTLLKQKEGEVSKSDLTTEAMDEACPECGKPLVVKLGKRGKFIACSGFQDGCKYTRNIESEKGGEVAEPVLSEEKCEKCGQPMLIKDGRYGKYLACSGYPACKNIQPLVKPRGTGVVCPECKEGELTEKKSRYGKMFYSCNRYPQCKFALWDLPVERKCPKCGFPLLVKKISKREGEYLKCPKEGCDFKEGGKEQK comes from the coding sequence ATGCCGCAGAATCTTGTTATTGTAGAATCGCCCGCCAAGGCGAAGACCATAGAGAAGTTCCTGGGCAAGGATTACAAGGTGCTGGCCTCCTTTGGCCATGTGCGTGCCCTGCCCAGCAAACAGGGATCGGTGGATATCGGGAATGATTTCGAGCCCAAGTATCATGTGCTGCCCGAGAGCAAGAAGCACATCGACGCCATCAAGAAGGCCCTGAAGGAATCCGACCGACTACTCCTGGCGACTGACCCCGACCGCGAGGGAGAGGCCATCTCCTGGCATCTGCTGGCGGCCCTGGGGCTGGATAAAAAGAAGAATCCGGGCATCGAGATCCAGCGTGTCGTGTTCCACGAGATCACCAAGGACGCCATCATCCACGCCGTGGAGCATCCCCGCGCCATAGCCTCCGAACTGGTGGACGCCCAGCAGGCCCGTTCGGTGCTGGATTATCTGGTCGGTTTCAACCTTTCCCCCTTCCTGTGGAAAAAGATCCGTTACGGTCTCTCGGCCGGCCGGGTGCAATCCGTGGCCCTGCGCCTGGTCTGCGAACGGGAAAAGGAGATCCAGGCCTTTATCGAACAGGAATACTGGACCATTGCCGCACGTCTGGGGGTCGCACCGGGGCAGGAGTTCAAGGCAGGTCTGGTGGCGGTGGGCGGCAAGAAGCTGGGCAAGTTCGATATCCCCGGCGAAGAGGTGGCGACCGCCCTGAAGGCGGCCCTCCTGTCGGGCAGCTACCGAGTCGACAAGGTAACCAAGACCGAGAAAAAACGCACTCCTTCGCCGCCGTTCACAACCTCGACTCTCCAGCAGGAGGCCTCCCGCAAGCTGGGTTTTTCGGCCAAGAAAACCATGTCCACCGCCCAGAAGCTCTATGAGGGGATCGACATCGGCGAGGGTGGTACGGTCGGCTTGATCACCTACATGCGTACCGATAGCGTCAACCTCTCCAGTCAGGCCCTCCAGGAGGCCCATGACGTCATCTCTGCCGCCTACGGTCCGGAATACGCCCTGGCCAAGCCACGTCTCTATCGAACCAAGACCAAAAACGCCCAGGAGGCCCACGAGGCCATCCGGCCAACCTATATATCCAAAACCCCGACCGAGTTAAAGAAGTTCCTGACTCCGGACCTGTACAAATTGTACGAACTGATCTGGAAACGGACCGTGGCCTGCCAGATGGCCGAGGCGCTCCTGGACCAGACCTCGGTTGACATTGCGGCGGACCTGGCCACCCCCCCCGTCGGTGGTCCTTTCAGTGGGGCCCGGCAGGCCGGTCTGCGGGCCAGCGGCACCGTCATCCGTTTCCCCGGCTTCATGAAACTCTACATAGAAGGCGTGGATGACCAGGACGAGGAAAAGGAAGGGCTGTTGCCCGCCATGGCTGAAGGCTCTCCCCTCAAGCTGCACGAGATCCTCCCCGAGCAACATTTCACCCAGCCGCCGCCCCGCTACACTGAGGCCACCCTGGTCAAAACCCTGGAGGAGTATGGCATCGGCCGCCCTTCCACCTACGCCTCGATCATGAATACCCTGGTGGAGCGCAAATATACCCGCCTGGACAAAAAACGCTTCTTCCCCGAGGACGTAGGCATGGTGGTGAACGACCTGCTGACGGCCCATTTCGCGCGCTATGTTGACTACAACTTTACCGCCGGCCTGGAGGAGGAACTGGATCAGGTCTCCCGGGGCGAGAAACAGTGGAAACCGCTCCTGAAGGAGTTTTGGGAGCCGTTTTTCACCCTGCTCAAGCAGAAGGAGGGCGAGGTCAGCAAGTCCGACCTGACCACCGAGGCCATGGATGAGGCCTGCCCCGAGTGCGGCAAGCCGTTGGTGGTGAAACTGGGTAAGCGGGGCAAGTTCATCGCCTGTTCCGGTTTTCAGGATGGGTGCAAATACACCCGCAACATCGAGTCGGAAAAGGGGGGCGAGGTTGCGGAGCCGGTCCTGTCCGAAGAAAAATGTGAGAAATGCGGCCAGCCGATGCTGATCAAGGATGGCCGCTACGGCAAGTACCTGGCCTGTTCGGGGTATCCGGCCTGCAAGAATATCCAGCCGCTGGTCAAGCCCCGTGGCACGGGCGTAGTCTGCCCGGAATGCAAGGAAGGGGAACTGACCGAGAAGAAGTCCCGCTATGGCAAGATGTTCTACTCATGCAACCGCTATCCCCAATGCAAGTTTGCCCTGTGGGACCTGCCGGTGGAGCGGAAGTGCCCCAAGTGCGGCTTCCCGCTCCTGGTGAAGAAGATCAGCAAGCGCGAGGGAGAGTACCTCAAGTGCCCCAAGGAAGGGTGCGATTTCAAAGAGGGCGGCAAGGAACAGAAATAA
- the trmFO gene encoding methylenetetrahydrofolate--tRNA-(uracil(54)-C(5))-methyltransferase (FADH(2)-oxidizing) TrmFO has translation MDSLTIIGAGLAGCEAAWQAAQRGVSVTLHEMKPERFSPAHHLPGLAELVCSNSLRGDSLENAVGLLKEELRRCGSLTMEAAEATRVPAGGALAVDRQLFSDYITRKITAHPLIRLERGEVTAIPNDGTVVIASGPLTSDALAEPLARLTGDRLYFYDAIAPIVTASSLDMTTIFAASRYGKGDGDDYLNCPLNEEEYLRFVDELVRGEKVPARDFEKIVHFEGCMPVEEMAERGVETLRFGPMKPVGLADPRTGVEPHAVIQLRAENRERTMFNLVGFQTKLTWPEQRRIFRMIPGLEQAEFVRLGSLHRNTFINAPALLLATQQLKSDPRIIFAGQITGVEGYVESAASGFLAGINAARLQQGGSLPVPPAETALGALMHHLTNADVRHFQPMNVNYGLFPELPGRVKKKEKRQKLAERALEMLEEWRLSL, from the coding sequence GTGGACTCCCTTACCATCATCGGAGCAGGCCTGGCAGGTTGCGAAGCAGCGTGGCAGGCGGCGCAGCGCGGCGTCTCCGTAACCCTCCACGAAATGAAGCCCGAGCGCTTCTCCCCGGCCCACCATCTGCCGGGCCTGGCGGAACTGGTCTGCTCCAATTCCCTGCGGGGCGACTCCCTTGAAAACGCCGTGGGGCTCCTCAAGGAGGAGTTGCGCCGTTGCGGCTCCCTGACCATGGAGGCGGCCGAAGCCACCCGCGTCCCGGCCGGTGGCGCGCTGGCCGTGGACCGGCAGCTCTTTTCCGACTATATCACCCGAAAAATCACTGCTCATCCCCTCATCCGCCTGGAGCGGGGCGAGGTCACCGCTATACCGAACGACGGCACCGTCGTCATCGCCTCAGGTCCCCTGACCAGCGATGCCCTGGCGGAACCGCTGGCCCGTCTGACCGGCGACCGGCTCTATTTCTACGACGCCATCGCGCCCATCGTCACGGCCTCCTCCCTCGACATGACCACGATCTTCGCCGCCTCGCGCTACGGCAAAGGGGATGGGGACGACTACCTCAACTGCCCCTTGAACGAGGAGGAGTACCTGAGGTTTGTGGATGAACTGGTCAGGGGTGAAAAGGTCCCGGCGCGGGATTTCGAGAAGATCGTCCACTTCGAGGGGTGTATGCCGGTCGAGGAGATGGCGGAGCGGGGCGTGGAAACGCTCCGTTTCGGACCCATGAAGCCGGTGGGTTTGGCCGATCCCCGCACGGGCGTGGAACCCCACGCCGTGATCCAACTGCGGGCCGAGAACCGGGAGCGGACCATGTTCAACCTGGTGGGCTTCCAGACCAAGTTGACCTGGCCGGAGCAGCGCCGCATCTTCCGCATGATCCCGGGGTTGGAGCAGGCCGAGTTCGTCCGGCTCGGCTCCCTGCACCGCAATACCTTCATCAACGCCCCGGCCCTGCTGCTGGCGACTCAGCAATTGAAAAGCGATCCTCGCATCATCTTTGCCGGCCAGATTACCGGCGTGGAGGGGTATGTGGAGTCGGCGGCCAGCGGTTTCCTGGCCGGTATAAACGCTGCACGCCTCCAGCAGGGTGGTTCCCTGCCCGTGCCCCCGGCCGAAACGGCTTTGGGAGCGCTGATGCATCATCTCACCAACGCCGACGTGCGCCACTTCCAACCCATGAATGTCAATTACGGCCTGTTCCCCGAACTGCCGGGCAGGGTGAAGAAGAAGGAAAAACGCCAGAAACTGGCGGAGCGCGCCCTGGAGATGCTTGAGGAGTGGCGCCTTAGTTTGTAG
- a CDS encoding DMT family transporter yields MNRFKAAVLLLTTTFFWGVTFTVVKEAVASVDVFVFLAQRFILAFALILPVSMIKGKRLDLRTLRQGCLMGLFLFGSYAFQTVALLYTSASNTAFLTGLNVVMVPVISALMLRQRIPKTVKVAVALSVIGLFLLCGNGSWSLTTGDILAAICALCVSLHLIYTGEFARQSDYYWLTAIQLGVVALLSTAGALIRGKQLFIWYPQLLGTLIVCSLIATVFAFLVQTSMQRFISHTNTALIFCTEPVFAALYAWYAINERLGIYGLVGALLILGGMIISILPENVGMWGKRTKEGATESEISVLDEYRAGE; encoded by the coding sequence ATGAATCGATTCAAAGCAGCAGTGTTGCTGCTGACCACCACCTTTTTCTGGGGGGTGACCTTCACGGTCGTCAAAGAGGCCGTGGCAAGCGTTGATGTTTTTGTATTTCTGGCCCAGCGTTTTATTCTGGCCTTTGCCCTTATCCTCCCGGTCAGCATGATCAAGGGCAAGCGCCTGGACCTGAGGACCCTGCGCCAGGGGTGCCTGATGGGGCTTTTCCTCTTCGGCTCCTATGCCTTCCAGACCGTCGCGCTGCTCTACACCAGTGCCTCCAATACCGCCTTCCTGACCGGGTTGAATGTGGTCATGGTACCGGTCATCTCGGCTCTCATGCTGCGCCAACGCATTCCTAAGACCGTCAAGGTAGCCGTGGCACTCTCCGTTATCGGCCTATTCCTTCTGTGCGGTAACGGGAGTTGGAGCCTCACCACCGGCGATATCCTGGCAGCCATCTGCGCACTCTGCGTCTCATTACACCTTATCTATACCGGTGAATTTGCCCGCCAAAGCGACTATTACTGGCTGACTGCCATACAATTGGGCGTCGTGGCCCTCCTGAGCACTGCCGGCGCCCTTATTCGCGGCAAGCAGCTCTTTATCTGGTATCCTCAACTCCTGGGGACCTTGATCGTCTGCTCGCTGATTGCCACCGTTTTCGCCTTTCTGGTGCAAACGTCCATGCAGCGCTTCATCAGCCACACCAACACGGCTCTGATCTTCTGCACCGAACCGGTTTTTGCGGCGCTGTACGCCTGGTATGCCATCAACGAACGGCTGGGTATCTACGGCCTGGTGGGGGCACTCTTGATCCTGGGAGGCATGATCATCTCCATACTGCCGGAAAATGTGGGAATGTGGGGGAAGCGGACAAAAGAAGGGGCCACTGAGTCGGAGATCAGCGTACTGGATGAATACCGGGCCGGCGAATAG
- a CDS encoding basic amino acid ABC transporter substrate-binding protein, whose amino-acid sequence MKLLRTLAATAALLSTLSLTAFAAPKSIKVATDATWPPMEMVDANKQIVGYDIDFLKAVAKEAGVAVEIKNTAWDGIFAGLDSDRYDAIISSVTITKERQAKYDFTEPYTSIGQILVVPKTNKTAKVIADLKGKKVGAQIGTTGAMEIKKVTGVELKTYDEIGLAFEDMAAGRISGVVCDEPVAAHFALQKKEYRDKFKIVGKSFTKEAYGMVVKKGNKELVALLNKGIKAVKAKKLDVKIHTKWVK is encoded by the coding sequence ATGAAATTATTGCGTACACTCGCCGCAACGGCGGCACTGCTTTCTACTCTGTCTCTCACCGCATTTGCCGCTCCCAAGAGCATCAAGGTCGCGACCGACGCCACATGGCCGCCGATGGAGATGGTTGACGCAAATAAACAGATCGTTGGCTACGATATCGACTTTTTGAAGGCTGTCGCCAAGGAGGCCGGCGTAGCCGTTGAGATCAAGAATACCGCATGGGACGGCATCTTCGCGGGCCTTGATTCCGACCGGTACGACGCGATCATCTCTTCCGTCACCATCACGAAAGAGCGCCAGGCGAAATATGATTTTACCGAACCGTATACCAGTATCGGCCAGATCCTGGTCGTGCCCAAAACCAACAAAACCGCCAAGGTCATTGCCGACCTGAAAGGCAAGAAGGTTGGCGCGCAGATTGGTACCACCGGCGCGATGGAGATCAAGAAGGTCACCGGTGTCGAACTTAAAACCTATGACGAGATCGGTCTGGCCTTCGAGGATATGGCTGCCGGCCGCATCTCGGGTGTGGTGTGCGATGAACCGGTTGCCGCCCACTTTGCCCTGCAGAAAAAGGAATATCGGGACAAATTCAAGATCGTCGGCAAATCCTTCACCAAGGAAGCCTACGGTATGGTTGTGAAAAAGGGAAATAAGGAACTGGTTGCCCTCCTCAACAAAGGGATCAAGGCGGTCAAGGCTAAAAAGCTGGACGTCAAGATTCACACCAAGTGGGTGAAGTAA
- a CDS encoding amino acid ABC transporter permease — translation MPKNPAPHTPIEVGDGAAIPHKGDAGLFTAWRIAFFGAIFVSLYLAFGKPDPYFEIFKFVPDGILVTFKVTVGAILLATLIGLITGLGRISSNRLVNGTASLYVEVIRGIPLLVQIFYIYYALGRFVKIPDMLSAIIAMAVCYGAYMGEVFRAGIQSIPKGQMEAALSLGMSRSQAMRQVILPQAFRVVLPPIGNEFIALLKDSSLVSILAVSDLLRRGREYASETFSYFETYTVIALIYLIMTLFFSKLIGIMEERLNAGK, via the coding sequence ATGCCAAAGAATCCTGCACCCCATACTCCCATAGAGGTAGGCGACGGCGCCGCCATCCCGCACAAGGGCGATGCCGGTTTGTTTACTGCCTGGCGTATCGCTTTCTTCGGAGCGATCTTCGTCTCCCTGTATCTTGCCTTCGGCAAGCCGGACCCCTACTTCGAAATCTTCAAATTCGTCCCTGACGGCATCCTGGTCACCTTCAAGGTCACCGTCGGGGCCATCCTGCTGGCTACGCTCATCGGTCTGATCACCGGTCTGGGAAGGATCTCCTCCAACCGGTTAGTCAATGGCACCGCCTCCCTGTATGTGGAGGTGATCCGGGGCATCCCGCTTCTGGTCCAGATATTCTACATTTATTACGCGCTTGGCCGCTTCGTGAAGATCCCCGATATGCTGAGTGCCATCATCGCCATGGCGGTCTGCTACGGCGCCTACATGGGCGAGGTTTTCCGGGCGGGCATTCAGTCCATACCCAAAGGCCAGATGGAAGCAGCCCTTTCCCTGGGCATGTCCCGCAGCCAGGCCATGCGTCAGGTCATTCTGCCCCAGGCCTTCAGGGTGGTGCTGCCCCCCATCGGCAACGAGTTCATAGCCCTGCTCAAGGACTCCTCCCTGGTCTCCATCCTGGCCGTCTCCGACCTGCTGCGCCGCGGCCGGGAGTACGCCTCGGAGACCTTCAGCTATTTTGAAACCTATACGGTTATCGCCCTGATCTATCTGATCATGACCCTGTTTTTTTCCAAACTGATCGGCATCATGGAGGAACGGCTCAATGCAGGAAAATAG
- a CDS encoding amino acid ABC transporter ATP-binding protein: MQENSRLMIEVSGVSKFYGSFQALKDVSFSVRDGEKVVIIGPSGSGKSTILRSINRLETIDRGRIIVDGMDVSDPKVDISKVREEVGMVFQSFNLFPHKTVLENLTLAQVVVRKRNKKEAEQIALELLHKVGIAEKAAAYPVKLSGGQQQRVAIARSLAMNPKAILFDEPTSALDPEMIGEVLDVMKNLAREGMTMVVVTHEMGFAREVADRVIFMDHGRIVEEGTPEHFFTSPDHERAKLFLSQIL, from the coding sequence ATGCAGGAAAATAGCCGGCTTATGATCGAGGTCAGCGGGGTCTCCAAGTTTTACGGCTCGTTCCAGGCGCTAAAGGATGTCTCCTTCAGCGTCCGGGACGGCGAAAAGGTGGTCATCATCGGCCCCAGCGGGTCCGGCAAGAGTACCATCCTGCGCTCCATAAACCGCCTGGAGACCATTGACCGGGGCCGCATAATAGTGGACGGCATGGATGTGAGCGATCCGAAGGTCGATATCAGCAAGGTGCGGGAAGAGGTCGGGATGGTCTTCCAATCCTTCAACCTTTTCCCCCACAAGACCGTGCTGGAGAACCTGACCCTGGCCCAGGTCGTCGTTCGCAAACGCAACAAAAAGGAAGCGGAACAGATTGCCCTGGAGCTGCTGCATAAGGTCGGTATCGCCGAGAAGGCTGCCGCCTATCCCGTCAAGCTCTCCGGTGGCCAGCAGCAGCGGGTGGCCATTGCCCGTTCCCTGGCCATGAACCCCAAGGCGATCCTGTTCGATGAACCGACCTCGGCCCTCGACCCGGAGATGATCGGCGAGGTACTGGATGTCATGAAGAACCTGGCCCGGGAAGGGATGACCATGGTAGTGGTTACCCACGAGATGGGCTTTGCCCGGGAGGTGGCCGACCGGGTCATCTTTATGGATCACGGCCGGATTGTGGAGGAGGGGACCCCGGAGCATTTCTTCACCAGCCCCGACCACGAGCGGGCCAAGCTGTTTTTGAGCCAGATATTGTAA
- a CDS encoding ABC transporter substrate-binding protein has product MNFKKIAALLLAGSLALSLAAGCKKKEEAKTEEAPKAAGDTVKIGFLGALTGDVAMFGAPTLVGMKMAAEEINAAGGVNGKKIEIVEADDRGDKQEGASVTQKLISRDNVVAIVGDPTTGITKVAAPIAQKAQVVLLSAGATGTGVVEIGDYIYRDTLLDSVAIPALLDYYAKNLKFKRVAMITSDNNDYSVGMSQLFRDSAKGAGIEIVADEKIKDGDKDFSGQMTNIKAKKPDIIFYSGYYTEGALLMKEARKQGIKVNMFGGDGLFSPEFIKLGGDAVEGSMSYVGFSPEQASPVTAKFIEAFKAKNNGALPGLFDAQGYDAVKLIAAAMTTSKSTDPKVFKDAIAKTKNFEGVSGTITIRANREPIKSPLCLLEVKGGKYVLKAKVPVKMD; this is encoded by the coding sequence ATGAACTTCAAGAAGATTGCAGCACTGCTGCTGGCCGGTTCGCTGGCCCTGTCGCTTGCCGCCGGTTGTAAAAAGAAGGAAGAGGCCAAGACGGAAGAAGCTCCCAAGGCCGCCGGCGACACGGTAAAAATCGGTTTCCTCGGCGCCCTGACCGGTGACGTTGCCATGTTCGGCGCTCCGACCCTGGTCGGCATGAAGATGGCGGCCGAAGAGATCAATGCGGCCGGTGGCGTCAACGGCAAGAAGATCGAGATCGTTGAGGCCGATGACCGCGGCGATAAGCAGGAAGGCGCCTCGGTCACCCAGAAGTTGATCAGCCGCGACAATGTTGTGGCCATCGTCGGCGACCCGACTACCGGCATCACCAAGGTGGCCGCTCCCATCGCCCAGAAGGCCCAGGTTGTGTTGCTCTCCGCCGGTGCCACCGGCACGGGCGTGGTCGAGATCGGCGACTACATCTACCGCGACACGCTGCTGGATAGTGTGGCGATCCCGGCCCTCTTGGATTACTACGCCAAAAACCTCAAGTTCAAGAGAGTGGCCATGATCACCTCCGACAACAACGATTACAGCGTCGGCATGTCACAACTCTTCCGTGATTCCGCCAAGGGTGCCGGCATCGAGATCGTGGCTGACGAGAAGATCAAAGACGGCGACAAGGACTTTTCCGGCCAGATGACCAATATCAAGGCAAAAAAACCGGACATCATCTTTTACTCCGGCTACTATACCGAAGGCGCGCTGCTGATGAAGGAAGCCCGCAAGCAGGGTATCAAGGTCAACATGTTCGGCGGAGACGGCCTGTTCTCGCCTGAATTCATCAAGCTGGGCGGCGATGCAGTCGAGGGCTCCATGTCCTACGTCGGTTTCTCTCCCGAGCAGGCATCACCGGTTACCGCCAAGTTCATCGAGGCCTTCAAGGCCAAGAATAACGGCGCTCTGCCGGGTCTGTTCGACGCCCAGGGGTATGACGCGGTCAAGCTGATCGCTGCGGCCATGACCACCTCCAAGAGCACGGATCCTAAGGTGTTCAAGGATGCCATCGCCAAGACCAAGAACTTCGAAGGCGTTTCCGGCACTATCACTATCCGTGCCAACCGCGAGCCGATCAAATCGCCGCTTTGCCTCCTGGAAGTCAAAGGCGGCAAGTATGTGCTGAAGGCCAAGGTTCCGGTCAAGATGGACTAG
- a CDS encoding FadR/GntR family transcriptional regulator produces MFNHVKQSRAYQDVVEQIQEAIIAGTLKPGSQLPAERELKEQFGVSRGTLREALRVLEQKGLIEIRTGVAGGSIIREVNSEQLSENLGLLIRNRTVSPRDLAEFREGMEGGVAALAAQRGQDEDMALLNRLLQEAEEHLKEGRKGWDAFIRTDEKLHMALARMSGNLLFISVLESVYYNIHTYYENYLPRGKKILQENFCDLRAIVAAVTGRDAETARGLAQEHVRRFNAYMEEKDI; encoded by the coding sequence ATGTTCAATCATGTCAAACAGAGCCGGGCCTACCAGGATGTGGTCGAACAAATCCAGGAGGCCATCATAGCAGGGACACTCAAACCGGGCAGCCAGCTTCCCGCCGAACGGGAGCTGAAAGAGCAGTTCGGCGTAAGCCGGGGAACGCTTCGCGAAGCGTTGCGGGTACTGGAACAAAAAGGGCTGATCGAGATCCGGACCGGCGTGGCGGGCGGGTCCATCATCAGGGAGGTCAACAGCGAACAGCTCAGTGAGAACCTTGGACTGCTGATCCGCAACCGGACGGTTTCCCCACGCGACCTGGCCGAATTCCGGGAAGGGATGGAAGGCGGCGTGGCGGCCCTGGCGGCCCAACGGGGTCAGGATGAGGATATGGCGCTTCTTAACAGGCTGTTGCAAGAGGCCGAAGAGCACCTGAAGGAGGGGCGCAAAGGGTGGGATGCCTTTATCCGCACCGACGAGAAGCTCCACATGGCACTGGCCCGCATGAGCGGCAATCTGCTCTTTATCTCCGTCCTGGAGAGTGTGTATTACAACATCCACACCTATTATGAGAACTATCTGCCGCGGGGCAAGAAGATACTCCAGGAGAATTTTTGCGATCTGCGGGCTATTGTTGCCGCCGTGACCGGGCGCGACGCAGAAACGGCACGGGGATTGGCCCAGGAGCATGTACGGCGCTTCAATGCCTACATGGAGGAAAAGGACATCTGA